Below is a genomic region from Prochlorococcus marinus str. MIT 0918.
ACTCTAATGACTTGCTTGGTTTAATTGCCGGTACATTTACAACCATTGCTTTTGTACCACAACTTTTAAAGGTTTGGAATTCAAAATCTGCAAAAGATATATCATATGTAATGTTTATTATGTTTATATTTGGTATAGTTTTATGGGAAATCTATGGGTGGGAGATACACTCTCTTCCTGTAATTTTATTTAATGTAATAACATTTTTACTTGGATCAGCGATATTAACTCTTAAATTTATTTTCGAAAGAAATAAATCTACTCTAATTAAAACTGATTAAGAATAAGATTGTAATTATTACGCAGCATTTTCAAAGTTATTTTGATCAGAATTTTGTAAAACCATAAGCCATTTAATCTCTTGGGATTCAACCATTCGTAAATCTTCTATAGTCATAGCAGCTCCTCCTAAAAGAGAATCATCATAAATTTCTATTTTTTTTTGCATATTGATAAAGTATTATTTACTTAAAAAAGCAAATAAATACAATTTATGCAAGTCTTTCTTTTTAATTCACTAACAAAGCTAAATCATAATTATTGTATGATTATGATTTAAAAATCAATTCATTAGTTGTTAGATGCTAAAACAGATAAAAAAGGATCTCCACTAATTCCCATTAGATTTAGGACTCCATTTTTTTTATTAGTTTCAGAAATATACTCTGGCTCAGGCCAGCCTTGTGCCAATAAAACATTTTTAATGTAATTAATCCTATCAATATCTGATCCTTCTACCCATACACGAGGAGATTTTATCCAGAAAGCCCTATTAGAAAAAGAAATAATTAATTTCCCGTGAGTTCTAAGTACACGTTTTAATTCCAAGGCTATTCTTTCTGGGTATTGCATATACTGCCAACCAGCTGCAATTAAACAAAAGTCTATCGAATCGGTTTCTAAAGGTAGTTTCTGGCTATTATTTAAGTTTTGCACCCAATAAGAATCTAATCTTTTATTACTAGAAAGTTCCACTTCATTAAGACCATGCCCAATAACTCTTTTATATTTAATCTCATTAGGTAGATGACTAACCCAACTAGACATTAAATCTAAAACAACAGCATCTTGATATATTTCTTTTCTATATAACTCTGTTAATCTTTTACGAAAACCATCATCCAAATGATGAACAAATCTAGGCTGAGTATAAAATAATGAATCATCATTATTATCCTCTTTTGATCTTTGATACTCAGTTAATATAGAGTTTAATTTATTCATAAGAACAAAATCCAATCAAATTAGAACATCATCTAATAATTATTCAAGCTGAAAAGTAACTGTTTTTAACTAAATAATTTCTTAATGCACCTGTCCTTTCATAAATATGATTTTTCTTTCTTCTAATTACAATTCCATATGGATTAGTGAAAATAACAAGCAATATTCGTAAGAATCTAAATCTATTTTTTTTATTAGAAGGTTCGACCATTTCCTTTGTGTTCAATTCCTTTATCACAGACTCATCAAAAAACCCTTCTCTAGAAAAAGCCTTAATTACCTTTTCCCTTTGATCAGATTTAATTGTGCTAAGTAATATTTTCATGCCTCGAATTGATTCAAGATCACCATTAATAATTTCTCTAGCGATACTTTGAAATAAATTTTCCCACTTATAGGGCTCTTTCTCAAACAAATAAGAAGCCTTACTCTCAAGATTAGCTAATAAGAGCCTTTGCTCTTCATTTTCATCAGTCTGTGCTGACAGCCAATAATCATACAAAGGAGAAATCTTTGCTAATCCCGAGAAATCCATTAAAAAGTTTTTGAACCCTACTAAAAATAAATTATTTTTTTAATTTAGCTTATGCATTTGACCTTTTCATTACTACCGAAGCCTCTTTAAATAACTCTCGTGCTCCTAAGAGGACAAACCAACCTATAGGCAATCCAATGAGAATAGGCACAAATTCCTTTAGATTAGACATAAAAGAATCCTCCTGGAGAAATTGAATAAGACTTAAAACCAATGAAAAGAATATTCCCAATAAGTGGAAGGAAATTTTCTTAATTCACTGAAAAAGTTCTTTTAAGCCTATTTATTTCTAGGCCAATTTGAATTTAATGTCTATAAGGGTAATAACTCAAGCATTTATACATATTTGATTGGGTGCCTATTTTGCATGAAATTAAGAAGCTGAAAGCAAGTTTTCAATTTAAAATTCTTTAGGAGCTAAAAAAAACCTCGCCAGTTATGGCGAGGTTTTTTTGAATTAGTTCCTACAGGCCAAAACAGCCTATAAGTTCAAAGCTGTTAATCAGCCAAAGTAATTTTTTGACTATCCAAATTGGCTACAGCATTTGTAACTCTCTTAAAGTCAAAGCCTAGTGCACGAATTGCATGCCATAGATGACCCTGAATAAAGAAGAATCCTAAGTAATAATGAACATTGCTTAACCAAGCTCTAGAGGTATGACCAGTAACAACACCATCCATGTTTCCTGTATCAATCCAATAAGGAGAGATACCAAACTTGAGTGCTAAAGGTTCGCCATACCATGCTTCAGGATAAACAGTGGTATTAGTAGCGCACCAGAAGGCTGCAATAATTGCCATCCAACCAATACCTGCTAAAGACCAAGAAAGCACTGCTTCAGCTGATAGTACATTCTTACCTTTGAATTCTGTATATTCCCCAAGAAGTCCAGAACCCATTTTGGTAGCAATGTGATGAGCGCCACCAAGTATCTCAGCAAAAGCCAAGAATGCGTGGCCACCCATAACATCCTCAAGACTATCTATTGAGAGGAAATCAAACTGATGATTCCAAATAGCATTCAAATTCAAGTTGTACTCAACCTGTCGAACAGCACCAAGAGCTGGATCGTAAATTCCATGCCACTTGGCCCATTCAACAAACCATATACAAGCAACACCAAAGAAAATTAAATGATGTCCAAGAATAAAGGTTTGGTTGTCTGGATTATCCCATTCAAGTTTGTACTTTGCTGCTTGTCTATGCTCAGGACGACCTTCAGCAAAAAGTCCTGAAGAATTCTGAGTGTCTGGGCTAAAGACTCTTGAATGCAAAAGGCCAGCAAGTGCATAAACAAATGAGCAAATCAGATGAAAAATACCAATAAAGGCAACATCTTGACCTGTCCAAACACCTGCCTGATCAAAACCAATGCCAATAGAAGCTAAGTGAGGAATGCTGACCATTCCCTGATGTCCCATTGGAATTTCTGGGTTGTATCTAGCAAGTTCCCAAAGGGTGTTTGCACCAGCTGTAAATGCAATTAATCCTGTATGCGCAACATGCGAGCCTATAAATCGACTTGACTTGTTGGTTACTACAGAGTTACCAACCCACCACCCGTAGGTGACGTCTGGATTTCCATAGGTTTGCATAAGTTAAAAAAGTATTTTAAAAACTGCACAAAGATTACATTCATTTTGGTATTGAAGGGGGAGTAGTTCAACTTCCGTAAAAAATGAATAACAACTAAATTCTTGCTGAAGTGCTTTTCCAGAAGGGTGAATTAGTGAAGTTTTAGTCCTAAAATCATTGTGATCAACTTAAAAGAAGACAGATTGGCAAAGCTCTAAGAGGACAGAAGAATCAAAACTTGTCAAAAATCGAAGAGGCGCAATCAGTCATATATAAAGCCCTCAACTCCAAAAAATAATTACCTGACATGACAAGTATTAAGTTCTTCGAGATCTTGAGTAAGCATAGAGAGTTTGATTAATAACTATTTTACTGCAACGTTAAAATAAGATCTAAAAGCGAAAATAAAAAAATCAATCAATTCAATGCATTAAGTACGAATAATTTATATTATAATTTATAAACATATATAGATTAAAAACTATAAAAGATATTCCCAATTAATAATCATATTAATTCTATAACTAAAGGATAGAATTAATTATTTTTTAAATCCCAATAAATCAAATAATTTGTTTAAGAATAAAATACGAGATCTTAATGATTCATCTATATACTTTATTTGTTTTAATAAATGATTACTTCCCTCATGACCTAAAGCGATATTTATAAACTCTTTATCTTCTTTTATCCATTTCAAGAAGACATTCTCTTCAACTTCAACATGAAACTGAATCCCATATGAAAAATCATTAATATGGAATAATTGTTCTAAGCAATCTTCGCTACTAGCCAATAATTCTGCTTTATCAGGCAAAATTATTCTATCTCCATGCCAATGCAAAACCCTCAAATTAGACTTTGCAAAAGCTTGATTTAATGGATTGTCTTTATTTAAAAAAAAACATTACCCCAACCAACTTCAGCCTTTTTTTTCATACGGTGTCCTATACTTAATGGCTCAACTTTTCCACCTGCTGCATATGCCAAAAGCTGTGCCCCTAAACAAATCCCGATGATTTTTATATTATTTTTCAAAGCATTTTTTAAAAGATTAACTTCATCTAAAAGCCAAGGGTACATGTTGTTAGATATATCGCTTACCCCCATAGAGCCACCCATTACTAATAAAAGATCATCTTTATATATGTTAGGGATTGGCTCCCCTAAATATAAGCGGAAAATATTTACATTCATCGAACGCTCTAAAGCTATTTTCTCAAATAGTCCAGGCCCTTCTCTTTCTATATGTTGAAGAACTATTAAACGAGCCATGAATAAGTAAACTTCATTAAAACCATATAATAAATTAAAAATGCTTCATTTATAAAGTAAAAGTTAACTTGACCAATTC
It encodes:
- a CDS encoding SemiSWEET transporter — protein: MEQIDSNDLLGLIAGTFTTIAFVPQLLKVWNSKSAKDISYVMFIMFIFGIVLWEIYGWEIHSLPVILFNVITFLLGSAILTLKFIFERNKSTLIKTD
- a CDS encoding class I SAM-dependent methyltransferase, producing MNKLNSILTEYQRSKEDNNDDSLFYTQPRFVHHLDDGFRKRLTELYRKEIYQDAVVLDLMSSWVSHLPNEIKYKRVIGHGLNEVELSSNKRLDSYWVQNLNNSQKLPLETDSIDFCLIAAGWQYMQYPERIALELKRVLRTHGKLIISFSNRAFWIKSPRVWVEGSDIDRINYIKNVLLAQGWPEPEYISETNKKNGVLNLMGISGDPFLSVLASNN
- a CDS encoding chlorophyll a/b binding light-harvesting protein — translated: MQTYGNPDVTYGWWVGNSVVTNKSSRFIGSHVAHTGLIAFTAGANTLWELARYNPEIPMGHQGMVSIPHLASIGIGFDQAGVWTGQDVAFIGIFHLICSFVYALAGLLHSRVFSPDTQNSSGLFAEGRPEHRQAAKYKLEWDNPDNQTFILGHHLIFFGVACIWFVEWAKWHGIYDPALGAVRQVEYNLNLNAIWNHQFDFLSIDSLEDVMGGHAFLAFAEILGGAHHIATKMGSGLLGEYTEFKGKNVLSAEAVLSWSLAGIGWMAIIAAFWCATNTTVYPEAWYGEPLALKFGISPYWIDTGNMDGVVTGHTSRAWLSNVHYYLGFFFIQGHLWHAIRALGFDFKRVTNAVANLDSQKITLAD
- a CDS encoding type 1 glutamine amidotransferase; translation: MARLIVLQHIEREGPGLFEKIALERSMNVNIFRLYLGEPIPNIYKDDLLLVMGGSMGVSDISNNMYPWLLDEVNLLKNALKNNIKIIGICLGAQLLAYAAGGKVEPLSIGHRMKKKAEVGWGNVFF